In the genome of Planctomyces sp. SH-PL62, the window ACGGCGGTGTACGCCTTCACGTGGATCTCGGGGGCGACCTCCCGGATCCAGCGGATGACGTCGCAGTAGTAGTCGAGCTTCAGCTTGTGGTGCAGGCCGCCGACGATGTGGATCTCGGTCGCGCCCCGCTCGCTCGCCTGGCGGGCGCGCTCGGTCACTTGGTCGCGGTACATCACGTACGCCTTGGGCTCGTCGAGGTCGGCCCGGAAGGCGCAGAAGTCGCAGGTGTAGACGCAGACGTTGGTCGGGTTGATGTGCGTGTTGACGTTGTAGAACCCGAGATTGCCGTTCTTCCGCTCGCGGACGAGATTCGCCAGCGCGCCGATCTCGAGGATGTCGTGCGACGCCTCAAGCGCCAGGCCGTCTTCGAAGCTGAGCCGCTCACCGGCCTCCACCTTCTCGCGAATCACCTTCAGACGAGCGACGTCTTCGGCCATGTCTGCTCCCATCCTCGATATCGGTTCGGCCCGCGATCCGGGCGGCTTCTCGAATTTTAGTCCTGATTGAACGATACGGCAACGTCTGCCGGGAGGTCGCGTCCGACGGAGCCGAAGTCTCCGCGTCAGACGGCCAGGTCCAGGAGCGTCGCCAGCAGCAGGCCGACGCTGATGATCACGTTCACGTGGAAGAACGCCAGGTTCACGCGGTCGAGGTCGTCCGGCCGCACCAGCGAGTGCTCGTAGACCAGGAGGACCACGGCGGCGGCGACACCGGCCCAGTAGATCGCGCCCAGCGGATAAGAGACGCCCAGCCCGACGAGGCCGACGATCATCAATGCGTGGCAGACGGCCGCCAGCCGGAGCGCCCCGCCGATCCCCAGCCGCGCCGGGACGCTGTTCAGCCCGGCCTTGCGGTCGTAATCGGCGTCCTGGCAGGCGTAGATCAGGTCGAAGCCCGAGACCCACCAGAAGACGGCCAGGCCGAGCCAGACCGGGGGCCAGGCGATGTCGCCGCGCAGGGCGATCCAGGCGGCGATCGGCGAGAGGCTCAGCGAGGCCCCCAGCCAGAAATGCGCCAGGCTGGTGAACCGTTTCGTGTAGGAGTAGGCCAGCAGCCAGAGCAGCACCGGGACCGCCAGCCGCAGCGGCCAGGGGTTCGGCAGGAAGATCAGGGTCGAGGCCACGAACGCCCCGGCGCAGAAGAGGGTGAACAGGGCGACGGCCGCCGGCGAGAGCGCTCCCCGCGGGATGTGCCGCCCGGCGGTGCGCGGGTTTCGGGCGTCGAGGTCGCGGTCGACGAGCCGGTTGAAGGCCATCGCCGCCGACCGGGCCGTCGCCATGCAAAGGAGGACGCCCAGCCAGTCGCGGGGCCTCCCCGACAGGCCGTCCGGCCCCCAGGCCGCCAGCACGGCGCCCATCAGGGCGAACGGCAGGGCGAACAGCGTGTGGCTGAACCGCACCAACTCCAGATAGTCGCGGACGCGCCGCAATGCGATCGACATCGGCTCAGCGAGCCTCCCTTGCACGTCCCGAAGCCTGATCGACGCCGAAAACCCGCGTCACGAACCAATCCCCGAGCGCCGGAAACGCCCAGGCCGCCGCCCCCAGGATCCGGAACGGCCAGACCATCCGCCGAAGCACCGAAAGCCGCCGTCGAGGCCGATCCAGCAGATCGACGACGCGACGGGCCACATCCTCCACGTCGGCCGTCATCCAGGGCGAGGGCGTCTCCACCACCGGATGCGCCGAGGCCCCCTCGCGGGCCAGTTTCCCGAACGCCTCGGAGAACTCGGTCCGGATCGGACCCGGCTCGACCAGGCAGACGGTCACGCCGTCTCGCGCCAGCTCCCGCCGGATCGCGTCGTTCCAGTACGCGAGCCCGGCCTTGGTCGCGCCGTAGACCCCCAGGGCCGAGTTCGCCACGCAGGTGATCGCCGACCCGACGTTGATCACCGTCCCCCGCCTCGAAGTCAGCGACGCGACCAGATGCCGGGTCAGGAGGATCGGGGCCTGGAAGTTGACGGCGATCTGTCTCGCGATGTCCTCGGCGGGCGCGTCGGCGAACAGGGTGGGCAGGCCGAGCCCGGCGTTGTTCACCAGGACGTCCACGCCCCCCAGTCGCTCGACCGCCTCGACCGCCACTCGGGCGCAGGCGTCGGGCTCGGAGAGGTCGGCCGGGATCGTCAGGACTTCGAGGGCCGGGGAATCTCGCCGCAGCTCGGCGGCGAGCGCGTCCAGGCGGTCGGCCCGCCGCGCGACCAGCACGAGCGCACGCGCCCGGCCGCGGCGCACGACCTCGCGGGCGATCGTCGCGCCCAGGCCGGCGGACGCGCCGGTGATCAGGACGACTCGACCGGCGGTCGTCATGAGCGGGCGATCGGCTTGACGCCGACGTAAAGCGTGGCGATCCCGAACGTCAGCGGGTGCATCTCCAGGTGGACCAGCCCCCGCGAGCCCATGAGATCCAGCAGGTCCTGGCCGTCGGGGAATTCCAGGACCGTCTTCGGCAGGTAGTGGTA includes:
- a CDS encoding UbiA-like polyprenyltransferase is translated as MSIALRRVRDYLELVRFSHTLFALPFALMGAVLAAWGPDGLSGRPRDWLGVLLCMATARSAAMAFNRLVDRDLDARNPRTAGRHIPRGALSPAAVALFTLFCAGAFVASTLIFLPNPWPLRLAVPVLLWLLAYSYTKRFTSLAHFWLGASLSLSPIAAWIALRGDIAWPPVWLGLAVFWWVSGFDLIYACQDADYDRKAGLNSVPARLGIGGALRLAAVCHALMIVGLVGLGVSYPLGAIYWAGVAAAVVLLVYEHSLVRPDDLDRVNLAFFHVNVIISVGLLLATLLDLAV
- a CDS encoding SDR family NAD(P)-dependent oxidoreductase, which translates into the protein MTTAGRVVLITGASAGLGATIAREVVRRGRARALVLVARRADRLDALAAELRRDSPALEVLTIPADLSEPDACARVAVEAVERLGGVDVLVNNAGLGLPTLFADAPAEDIARQIAVNFQAPILLTRHLVASLTSRRGTVINVGSAITCVANSALGVYGATKAGLAYWNDAIRRELARDGVTVCLVEPGPIRTEFSEAFGKLAREGASAHPVVETPSPWMTADVEDVARRVVDLLDRPRRRLSVLRRMVWPFRILGAAAWAFPALGDWFVTRVFGVDQASGRAREAR